A single region of the Methylocystis echinoides genome encodes:
- a CDS encoding ATP-dependent DNA helicase, whose product MPVWTPEQDNALNAVARWLESPGGPQVFRLFGFAGTGKSTLALHLAEHVEGDVAFAAFTGKAALVMRSKGCDDARTIHSLIYRATDTETEEPSFVLNDDSEAAHAKLIVIDECSMVDEELGRDLLSFGKKVLVLGDPAQLPPVTGGGFFTEAEPDVMLTQVHRQASDNPIIRLSMTIREGGALTRGVYGETRIVSRNELDPALVTGADQVLVGRNKTRRAYNGRLRELRGFTGVFPQSGEKLVCLRNNRKKGLLNGALFTVKSAGALRRGKIRMLIMPEEGETGKFQRVAVIPQFFEGGEGEIPYALRKDSDEFDFGYALTVHKAQGSQWDNVTLFDESFAFREHRARWLYTGVTRAAQKLTLVM is encoded by the coding sequence ATGCCCGTCTGGACCCCCGAGCAGGATAATGCGCTGAACGCCGTCGCCCGCTGGCTGGAGTCGCCTGGCGGGCCGCAGGTGTTTCGATTGTTCGGATTCGCCGGCACGGGCAAGTCGACGCTGGCCCTGCATCTCGCCGAGCATGTCGAGGGCGATGTCGCCTTCGCCGCCTTCACCGGCAAGGCGGCGCTGGTCATGCGCTCCAAAGGCTGCGACGACGCACGCACGATTCACAGCCTCATTTATCGCGCAACCGACACCGAGACGGAGGAGCCGTCCTTCGTCCTCAACGACGACAGCGAGGCGGCGCACGCCAAGCTGATTGTCATCGACGAATGTTCGATGGTCGACGAGGAGCTGGGGCGCGATCTTCTCTCCTTCGGCAAGAAGGTGCTGGTGCTGGGCGATCCGGCGCAATTGCCGCCGGTGACGGGCGGCGGCTTCTTCACCGAGGCCGAGCCGGATGTGATGCTCACGCAGGTCCACCGTCAGGCGTCGGATAATCCGATCATTCGTCTCTCCATGACGATCCGCGAAGGCGGCGCGCTCACGCGCGGCGTCTATGGCGAGACCCGCATCGTGTCGCGCAACGAACTCGACCCCGCGCTCGTCACCGGCGCCGATCAGGTGCTCGTCGGCCGCAACAAGACGCGGCGCGCCTATAATGGCCGCCTGCGCGAATTGCGCGGCTTCACCGGCGTGTTTCCGCAATCGGGCGAGAAGCTCGTCTGCCTGCGCAACAATCGCAAGAAGGGTCTGCTCAACGGCGCGCTGTTCACGGTGAAGAGCGCCGGCGCCCTGCGGCGCGGCAAGATCAGAATGCTGATCATGCCGGAGGAGGGCGAAACCGGGAAATTCCAGCGCGTCGCCGTCATTCCGCAATTCTTCGAGGGCGGCGAGGGCGAGATCCCTTACGCGCTGCGCAAGGATTCCGACGAGTTCGATTTCGGCTACGCGCTCACCGTGCACAAGGCGCAGGGCTCACAGTGGGATAATGTGACCCTGTTCGACGAGTCCTTCGCCTTTCGAGAGCATCGCGCGCGCTGGCTCTACACCGGCGTGACAAGAGCGGCGCAGAAACTGACTCTGGTTATGTGA
- a CDS encoding HNH endonuclease encodes MTAHFRHQNVSPQACPALVLNADYRPLSYYPLSLWGWQDAVKAVFLDRVNIVSEYDKVVKSPSFEIRLPSVVSLKEYVRPARQPAFTRFNVFLRDRFTCQYCGAHDELTFDHVIPRSKGGATTWENVVAACSPCNLRKGDRLPKEAHMAPAQTPYQPSIADLHRNGRLFPPNYLHDSWLDYLYWDSVLEP; translated from the coding sequence GTGACCGCTCACTTCAGACATCAAAACGTCTCGCCTCAGGCTTGTCCCGCGCTGGTGCTCAACGCGGATTACCGGCCGCTGAGTTATTATCCGCTGTCGCTTTGGGGCTGGCAGGACGCGGTGAAGGCGGTCTTCCTGGATCGGGTCAACATCGTTTCGGAATATGACAAGGTGGTCAAAAGTCCGAGCTTCGAAATCCGACTCCCCTCCGTCGTTTCACTGAAAGAATATGTAAGGCCGGCCCGTCAGCCGGCCTTTACGCGTTTTAACGTCTTTCTGCGCGACCGTTTCACCTGCCAGTATTGCGGCGCGCATGACGAACTGACCTTCGATCACGTCATTCCCCGCTCCAAGGGCGGCGCCACCACATGGGAGAATGTCGTCGCCGCCTGTTCGCCCTGCAATCTGCGCAAGGGCGACCGGCTTCCCAAGGAGGCGCATATGGCGCCGGCGCAGACGCCCTATCAGCCCAGCATCGCCGACCTGCACCGCAACGGCCGGCTGTTCCCGCCCAATTATCTGCACGACAGCTGGCTCGATTATCTCTATTGGGACTCCGTCCTGGAGCCGTAA
- a CDS encoding exopolysaccharide biosynthesis polyprenyl glycosylphosphotransferase — protein MSQDVDFGGIFRDSRGAAPRRAHRETRAGGFLLRGGFPALAGAMDFFAAGAAAVVVQLVYHRAFYGWSGLSAANLQPTLIAASTFVLVNALRGDYAFAHYLRPRGHFRAIARIWPVVSLFALAVGFLARANDDVSRAAFLLAAVASLVALAAGRATLCAYVRAEAASGRAAARRVFLVGLEAELEAFSRRCQPATCDMTIVGSIVLRDDPETLEDDLTLAAATARMMRPDDIFILAPWSRTEVVEPCVKVFLRVPGRLHLGLGRLFDRFAEARVERSGAITSLNLSSHALGAYEVAAKRAFDIVVASLALLLLSPLLLLCAAAIRLESDGPALFRQRRYGFNREPFRIVKFRTMTTMEDGRQIRQATVDDPRVTRVGRVLRRLNIDELPQLLNVIRGDMSLVGPRPHALAHDQLFERRIALYARRHNVKPGITGWAQVNGLRGEIDTPAKIRRRVAHDLYYIDNWSLGFDVWILFLTVFSRKAYRNAV, from the coding sequence GTGTCGCAAGACGTCGACTTTGGCGGAATCTTCCGGGACTCCCGTGGCGCCGCGCCTCGGCGGGCGCACCGCGAGACGCGCGCCGGCGGCTTCCTCTTGCGCGGCGGCTTTCCGGCCCTCGCCGGGGCGATGGATTTTTTCGCCGCCGGCGCCGCGGCGGTCGTTGTCCAGCTCGTCTATCATCGGGCCTTTTACGGGTGGAGCGGCCTCTCGGCGGCCAACCTCCAGCCGACTCTCATCGCGGCCTCCACCTTCGTTCTCGTCAATGCGCTGCGGGGCGACTACGCCTTCGCCCATTATCTCCGTCCGCGCGGTCATTTCCGCGCCATCGCGCGGATCTGGCCGGTGGTCAGCCTGTTCGCGCTGGCGGTCGGCTTTCTGGCGCGCGCCAATGACGACGTCTCCCGCGCCGCCTTCCTGCTCGCGGCGGTGGCGTCGCTGGTCGCGCTGGCGGCGGGACGCGCGACGCTTTGCGCTTATGTCCGCGCCGAGGCGGCGAGCGGCCGCGCCGCCGCGCGGCGGGTGTTTCTCGTCGGCCTGGAGGCGGAGCTGGAGGCCTTCTCCAGACGCTGCCAGCCGGCGACCTGCGACATGACCATCGTCGGCTCCATTGTGCTGCGCGACGATCCGGAAACGCTCGAAGACGATCTGACCCTCGCCGCCGCGACGGCGCGGATGATGCGGCCGGACGATATTTTCATTCTGGCGCCCTGGTCGCGGACCGAGGTCGTCGAGCCCTGCGTCAAGGTCTTCCTGCGCGTGCCGGGGCGGCTTCATCTGGGGCTGGGGCGGCTTTTCGACCGCTTCGCCGAGGCGCGCGTCGAGCGGTCGGGCGCCATTACGAGCCTCAATCTGTCGAGCCATGCGCTCGGCGCCTATGAGGTCGCGGCCAAACGCGCCTTCGACATTGTCGTCGCCTCGCTGGCGCTCCTGCTGCTGTCGCCGCTGCTTTTGCTCTGCGCGGCGGCGATCCGACTGGAGAGCGACGGGCCGGCGCTGTTCCGCCAGCGCCGCTATGGCTTCAACCGGGAGCCGTTCCGCATCGTCAAATTCCGCACCATGACCACCATGGAGGATGGGCGCCAGATCCGCCAGGCGACTGTCGACGATCCGCGCGTGACGCGGGTGGGGCGCGTTCTCCGCCGTCTGAATATCGACGAACTGCCGCAATTGCTGAATGTCATTCGCGGCGACATGTCGCTCGTCGGGCCGCGGCCGCACGCGCTCGCGCACGACCAGCTTTTCGAAAGACGGATCGCGCTTTACGCGCGTCGTCACAATGTCAAACCGGGCATCACCGGCTGGGCGCAGGTCAATGGCCTGCGCGGCGAAATCGACACGCCCGCCAAGATTCGGCGCCGTGTCGCGCACGACCTCTACTACATCGACAATTGGTCGCTCGGCTTCGATGTCTGGATTTTGTTTCTCACCGTCTTCTCCCGCAAAGCCTATCGCAACGCGGTGTGA
- a CDS encoding metallophosphoesterase family protein — translation MIRLLHTADWHLGAALQGWPREAEHRAAIYQLISRARERDVDAVVIAGDVFDSLNPSAEAQRLLYETLRDLRAACPRATLALIAGNHDPAGRLEAPRALFEIAGVYSIGVIARREGGALDLATHLLPIRAASGAVAAQLLALPYPRAADLPLAGAEVTGSPVVWGVRELYREAVAAARAKIGDAPLVLTGHLHIAGGLESEGAERRILVGGEHAAPPDIFPADVAYVALGHLHRPQSVGRETIRYSGSLIPMSKTEIDYPHGVTIVDIDAAGRAKAEHVPFTRSVPHLRLPARGALAVSEIEAAIVARGLDQEPPDAARPFVHLSVKVDGPSAGLKAEVDAICDKFPIRLVSLAVERPQAAPATPIAPLRLAERQPVDLFREAFETTHGVAPSQDHLRFFDQIAEEE, via the coding sequence GTGATTCGACTTCTTCATACAGCCGATTGGCATCTGGGCGCCGCCCTTCAGGGATGGCCGCGCGAGGCGGAGCATCGCGCCGCGATCTATCAACTCATCTCCCGCGCCAGGGAGCGGGATGTCGACGCGGTCGTGATCGCGGGCGACGTCTTCGACAGCCTCAACCCCTCCGCCGAGGCGCAGCGGCTGCTCTACGAGACGCTGCGCGATCTGCGCGCCGCCTGTCCGCGCGCGACGCTCGCGCTCATCGCCGGCAATCACGATCCCGCCGGACGGCTTGAGGCGCCGCGCGCGCTGTTCGAGATCGCCGGCGTCTATTCGATTGGCGTCATCGCGCGGCGCGAGGGGGGCGCCCTTGATCTCGCCACCCATCTCTTGCCGATCCGCGCCGCCTCCGGCGCGGTCGCCGCCCAACTTCTCGCGCTGCCCTATCCACGCGCGGCCGATCTACCCCTCGCAGGCGCGGAGGTCACGGGGTCGCCGGTTGTCTGGGGCGTGCGCGAACTCTACCGCGAGGCGGTCGCCGCCGCGCGCGCGAAGATCGGCGACGCGCCGCTCGTGCTGACCGGCCATCTGCACATCGCCGGCGGCCTTGAATCCGAAGGCGCCGAACGGCGCATCCTGGTGGGCGGCGAACACGCCGCGCCGCCGGATATTTTCCCCGCCGACGTCGCTTATGTGGCGCTCGGCCATTTGCATCGCCCGCAAAGCGTCGGACGCGAGACGATCCGTTATTCCGGTTCGCTGATCCCGATGTCGAAGACGGAGATCGACTATCCGCATGGAGTCACGATTGTCGACATTGACGCCGCCGGACGGGCGAAGGCGGAGCATGTTCCCTTCACCCGCAGCGTGCCGCACCTGCGTCTTCCGGCGCGGGGCGCGCTGGCGGTGAGCGAGATCGAGGCGGCGATCGTGGCGCGCGGGCTCGATCAGGAGCCGCCGGACGCGGCGCGTCCCTTCGTGCATCTGAGCGTGAAAGTCGACGGACCCTCGGCGGGGCTGAAAGCCGAGGTCGACGCAATCTGCGACAAGTTCCCGATCCGTCTCGTGTCGCTCGCCGTCGAACGGCCGCAGGCGGCGCCGGCGACTCCGATTGCGCCGCTGCGTCTTGCCGAACGTCAGCCGGTCGATCTGTTTCGCGAGGCCTTCGAGACGACGCATGGCGTCGCGCCCTCGCAAGATCATTTGCGCTTTTTCGATCAGATCGCGGAGGAAGAATAG
- a CDS encoding AAA family ATPase, with protein sequence MRILAIRGENLASLAEPFAVEFEQEPLRSAGLFAITGETGAGKSTILDALCLALYDKFPRVVAAGGGEGAPDPSGEMLTAGDPRAILRRGAGRGFAEADFIGRDGLRYRARCDLARARGRAAGRLQNRGRSLWRIDDAGVAIETLESGVEPVNRRIIDLTDLTFDQFRRTALLAQGDFDAFLRADARERGDLLEKITGAEIYGRLSARAFEKAREARENVAALDRSRREIGVMDDAQRAALVAQIDAIALQRATLDEARESLAVQLRRLDTHALAVSKLAQAETDAAAAAAVFEGLKPQRDKLDALARVAPLFAPRDEAARAEKALAEKQQAAQEATAQSDDARAALVVAQETEREAAAALTATTEETALFAPLWERASALDAQIATQTSEAGRAQAAEQQAVRLAMETQAALNRAREEEARTRATSDAAQQTLDELAAARPLSERWAEIDDQLTQRERLAVAARQHDDDLRNAQKEATRAQEARAAFDLADEADRAALAAIVSQTAEREAARDALRATEAQQALDEIARTYESLQEMARHVRDHDAAQEKAARAHEDILRFGQEAEAVAHRLSELRAARDAQARQDEDAARLGDLADAAAAEHALELRATLDAGAPCPVCGALDHPFTESQDAAQALVEALRARRDAARQALAETDRQLMLMAARGAQTRALHQEATQRQAEARAALAAAAQDYARVARDHAGAPPAPAGAAPVVAALIDDAETRREALRIIIQRERQLSADIALLDKQRDEKRAALDARRAERDEMEARARGAGEDCARLEQTLGNAAQRLAALDQTLSAYLILRDLRPWDLDRDPAACRRLLAEAGALYKQTHETFSKAGQSLAELGLRIAARDVEARVAAEKAASAAKDHAERQAALTRLQSERGQLLGGAQTSAHRASVEAAHKAAHAAHETARHARVEADKRKAACDERLANAARDAQKAHAALGTARTAFAGALAAAGFRLEEAAPLLAIPPETTAQMRQQVEAAQAKLRDAEAAVAARRADLAEAEAGGLSETPREELEARRDEFAAALEELMTQNGVLRQQLQQDDDARGRAESLGGEIEAARAASKVWEEINAAIGSKDGDKFRRFAQGVTLAQLIVLANQRLALLAPRYRLERSGEMGALGLQIVDRDLGDEPRSTRSLSGGERFLASLALALALAGLEGRDSFVDTLFIDEGFGALDAMTLDVAIDALENLQGQGRKVGVISHVESLQSRIATKICVERRGGGVSVVRLQAGAGAGGMGAI encoded by the coding sequence GTGCGCATCCTCGCGATCAGGGGCGAAAATCTGGCGAGCCTCGCCGAGCCTTTCGCCGTCGAATTCGAGCAGGAGCCGCTGCGCTCGGCGGGGCTCTTCGCGATCACCGGCGAGACCGGCGCCGGCAAATCGACGATCCTCGACGCACTGTGTCTGGCGCTTTACGACAAGTTTCCGCGCGTCGTCGCGGCCGGGGGCGGCGAGGGGGCGCCGGACCCTTCCGGCGAGATGCTCACGGCGGGCGATCCCCGCGCGATCCTGCGGCGCGGCGCCGGGCGCGGCTTCGCCGAGGCGGATTTCATCGGCCGCGATGGCCTGCGCTATCGCGCGCGCTGCGATCTCGCGCGGGCGCGCGGACGCGCCGCCGGCAGACTGCAAAATCGCGGGCGGAGCCTCTGGCGCATCGACGACGCCGGCGTCGCGATCGAGACGCTCGAGTCCGGCGTCGAGCCGGTCAACCGCCGCATCATCGACCTGACTGATCTGACCTTCGATCAGTTTCGCCGCACGGCGCTGCTGGCGCAGGGCGATTTCGACGCTTTCCTGCGCGCGGATGCGCGCGAGCGCGGCGATCTTCTCGAGAAGATCACGGGCGCGGAAATCTACGGTCGTCTTTCCGCGCGCGCGTTCGAGAAAGCGCGCGAGGCGCGCGAGAACGTCGCTGCGCTCGACCGAAGCCGCCGCGAGATCGGCGTCATGGATGACGCGCAGCGCGCCGCGCTCGTCGCGCAAATCGACGCGATCGCCTTGCAGCGCGCCACGCTCGACGAGGCGCGCGAGTCGCTCGCCGTGCAATTGCGCCGGCTGGACACGCACGCCCTCGCGGTGTCGAAACTCGCGCAGGCCGAAACCGACGCGGCGGCGGCGGCGGCGGTTTTCGAGGGGCTGAAGCCGCAGCGCGACAAACTCGACGCGCTCGCCCGCGTCGCGCCCTTGTTCGCGCCGCGCGACGAGGCCGCGCGCGCCGAGAAGGCGCTGGCCGAAAAGCAGCAGGCGGCGCAGGAAGCGACGGCGCAGAGCGACGACGCCCGCGCCGCGCTCGTCGTCGCGCAGGAAACGGAGCGCGAGGCGGCGGCGGCGCTGACGGCGACCACCGAAGAGACGGCCTTGTTCGCACCTTTGTGGGAACGCGCCAGCGCGCTGGATGCGCAGATTGCGACGCAGACGAGCGAAGCCGGGCGGGCGCAGGCGGCCGAGCAGCAAGCCGTGCGGCTCGCCATGGAGACTCAGGCGGCGCTCAATCGCGCCCGGGAGGAAGAGGCGCGCACCCGCGCGACGAGCGACGCCGCACAGCAAACCCTGGATGAACTCGCCGCCGCGCGTCCGCTGAGCGAACGCTGGGCCGAGATCGACGATCAGCTCACGCAGCGCGAGCGTCTCGCCGTCGCGGCGCGGCAGCATGATGACGATTTACGTAATGCGCAAAAGGAGGCGACAAGAGCGCAGGAAGCGCGCGCCGCCTTTGATCTGGCCGATGAGGCGGATCGCGCGGCGCTGGCGGCAATTGTCTCGCAAACCGCCGAGCGGGAAGCCGCGCGTGACGCTTTACGTGCGACGGAAGCGCAGCAGGCGCTGGACGAGATCGCGCGCACCTACGAGTCCCTGCAGGAGATGGCGCGGCATGTGCGCGATCACGACGCCGCGCAGGAGAAGGCGGCGCGCGCCCATGAAGATATCCTGCGTTTCGGGCAGGAGGCCGAAGCGGTCGCACATCGTCTCAGCGAATTGCGCGCGGCGCGAGACGCGCAGGCGCGGCAGGACGAGGACGCGGCGCGGCTCGGCGATCTCGCCGACGCGGCCGCCGCCGAACATGCGCTCGAACTGCGCGCGACACTGGACGCGGGCGCGCCCTGTCCGGTCTGCGGCGCGCTGGACCATCCGTTCACCGAGTCGCAGGACGCCGCCCAGGCGCTGGTCGAAGCCCTGCGGGCGCGCCGTGACGCGGCGCGTCAGGCGCTGGCCGAGACGGACCGGCAGTTGATGCTGATGGCGGCGCGCGGGGCGCAGACGCGCGCCCTGCATCAGGAGGCGACGCAGCGTCAGGCCGAAGCCCGCGCCGCCCTCGCCGCCGCCGCGCAGGACTATGCGCGGGTTGCGCGCGACCACGCCGGGGCGCCGCCGGCGCCGGCGGGCGCGGCGCCGGTCGTCGCCGCGCTGATCGACGACGCTGAGACAAGGCGCGAGGCCCTCAGGATCATCATCCAGCGCGAGCGCCAATTGTCGGCCGACATCGCCCTGCTCGACAAGCAGCGCGACGAGAAGCGCGCCGCGCTCGACGCGCGACGCGCCGAACGCGACGAAATGGAGGCGCGCGCCCGCGGCGCCGGCGAGGATTGCGCGCGGCTGGAGCAGACGCTCGGCAACGCCGCGCAGCGTCTGGCCGCGCTCGATCAGACGCTGTCCGCCTATCTGATCCTGCGCGATCTGAGGCCCTGGGACCTCGACCGCGATCCGGCGGCCTGCCGTCGCCTGCTGGCGGAAGCGGGCGCGCTGTACAAGCAGACGCACGAAACCTTCTCGAAGGCCGGACAGAGCCTCGCGGAGTTGGGCCTGCGCATCGCCGCGCGCGACGTCGAGGCGCGCGTCGCCGCCGAAAAAGCCGCGTCCGCCGCGAAGGATCACGCCGAGCGACAGGCCGCCCTCACGCGCCTGCAAAGCGAGCGCGGCCAATTGCTCGGCGGCGCGCAAACCAGCGCGCATCGCGCCAGCGTCGAAGCGGCGCACAAGGCGGCGCATGCGGCGCATGAGACGGCGCGTCATGCGCGCGTCGAGGCCGACAAGCGGAAGGCCGCCTGCGACGAACGTCTGGCCAACGCCGCGCGCGACGCCCAAAAGGCGCACGCCGCCCTTGGCACGGCGCGCACGGCTTTCGCCGGCGCCCTGGCTGCGGCGGGCTTCCGGCTGGAGGAAGCGGCGCCGCTGCTCGCCATTCCGCCGGAGACGACGGCGCAGATGCGTCAGCAGGTCGAGGCGGCGCAGGCGAAATTGCGCGACGCGGAGGCCGCCGTGGCCGCGCGCCGCGCCGATCTGGCCGAGGCGGAAGCCGGGGGCCTCTCGGAGACGCCGCGCGAAGAGCTGGAGGCGCGGCGCGATGAATTCGCGGCGGCGCTCGAAGAGCTCATGACGCAGAATGGCGTCCTGCGTCAGCAGCTCCAGCAGGACGACGACGCGCGCGGCCGCGCGGAGTCGCTTGGCGGCGAAATAGAGGCGGCGCGGGCGGCGAGCAAGGTCTGGGAGGAGATCAACGCCGCCATCGGCTCGAAGGACGGCGACAAGTTCCGCCGCTTCGCGCAAGGGGTGACGCTGGCGCAGCTCATCGTGCTCGCCAATCAGCGCCTTGCCCTGCTGGCGCCGCGGTATCGGCTGGAGCGCTCCGGGGAGATGGGGGCGCTCGGTTTGCAGATCGTCGACCGCGATCTCGGCGACGAGCCCCGGTCGACGCGCTCGCTTTCCGGCGGCGAGCGCTTTCTTGCGTCACTGGCGCTGGCGCTCGCGCTCGCGGGGCTCGAGGGGCGCGACTCCTTCGTCGACACGCTTTTCATCGACGAAGGCTTTGGCGCGCTCGACGCCATGACGCTCGACGTCGCCATCGACGCGCTCGAGAATCTGCAAGGGCAGGGGCGCAAGGTCGGCGTCATCAGCCATGTGGAGTCGCTGCAAAGCCGCATCGCCACGAAGATTTGCGTGGAGCGTCGTGGCGGCGGCGTCAGCGTCGTGCGGCTGCAGGCGGGGGCGGGCGCGGGCGGGATGGGGGCGATTTAG
- a CDS encoding IS630 family transposase (programmed frameshift), which translates to MPKKTLSLDLRERVVAAVSSGLSRRQAAERFGVSAASAIRWCQRQKETGTPASYKRGGDRWSARIDAHKSLILSLVEETCDITLKELQARLAERGHVFSIGSLWRFFDRHEITLEKKTAHASEQDRPDIVKRREAWFDSQLDLDPEKLVFIDETWASTNMARKNGRAPRGERLRASVPHGHWKTTTFIAGLRLSGLTAPFVLDGPINGLWFQAYVEQVLVPTLSAGDIVVMDNLGSHKAAGVREAIEEAGATLLYLPPYSPDFNPIEKAFSKLKALLRKAAERSVDALWNRIGALLNEFTPQECANFFTAAGYDPL; encoded by the exons ATGCCGAAGAAGACCCTTTCGCTCGATCTGCGTGAACGCGTTGTCGCCGCCGTCTCGAGTGGCCTGTCTCGCAGGCAGGCTGCGGAGCGCTTCGGCGTCTCCGCGGCAAGCGCGATCCGTTGGTGTCAAAGGCAGAAGGAGACCGGCACGCCGGCCTCCTACAAACGCGGTGGAGACCGCTGGTCGGCGCGCATCGATGCGCACAAGAGCCTGATCCTCTCGCTGGTCGAGGAAACCTGCGACATCACGCTGAAGGAGCTGCAGGCTCGGCTCGCCGAGCGTGGGCATGTTTTCAGCATCGGCTCGCTATGGCGCTTCTTTGACCGCCATGAGATCACCT TGGAAAAAAAGACCGCCCATGCGAGCGAGCAAGATCGTCCGGATATCGTGAAGCGCCGAGAGGCGTGGTTTGATAGTCAGCTCGATCTGGACCCCGAGAAGCTCGTCTTCATCGACGAAACCTGGGCGAGCACGAATATGGCGCGAAAGAACGGCCGCGCCCCACGAGGCGAGCGATTGCGCGCCAGCGTTCCCCATGGCCACTGGAAAACGACAACATTTATCGCTGGGTTGCGGCTTTCCGGATTGACCGCGCCGTTTGTTCTCGACGGCCCGATCAACGGCCTTTGGTTCCAGGCTTATGTCGAGCAGGTTCTCGTGCCAACACTCTCGGCGGGTGACATCGTCGTGATGGACAACCTCGGGAGCCACAAGGCCGCAGGGGTGCGCGAGGCGATCGAGGAGGCCGGAGCGACGCTGCTCTACTTGCCGCCCTACAGCCCCGACTTCAACCCAATCGAGAAGGCCTTCTCGAAGCTCAAGGCCCTCCTGCGCAAAGCCGCCGAGCGAAGCGTCGATGCCCTGTGGAATAGGATCGGCGCCTTGCTCAATGAGTTCACCCCACAAGAATGCGCCAACTTTTTCACCGCCGCAGGCTATGACCCTCTTTGA
- a CDS encoding TCR/Tet family MFS transporter: MTTPPPARREAAFFFILVTVALDMLALGVIIPVLPKLVVAFEGGDLQSAARVVGYFGFAWAAMQFFFQPVLGALSDHFGRRPVVLASNLGLGLDYIFMALAPSLPFLFAGRVISGITAASVATANAYISDITPPEKRAGRFGMIGAAFGLGFILGPAIGGALGAYDLRLPFWAAAFFSLANFLYGYFILPESLAPEKRTPGIVWRSANVFGSVEFLRRKPALTLLAAALFLSYLAHESLPALFVLYTQNRYNWDASTTGWALTIVGVSQTIVSGALVRPAVARLGEKTTLVIALTCGALGLVAYAFAPTGALFMAAPPLIALWGMANPSFQGLATRLAGVSEQGRLQGALGSLRGVSGMVGPILFTQIFAASLAFNVFSGAGYFFAALLLATSLFIGLKAAGAKRD, translated from the coding sequence ATGACCACTCCGCCTCCAGCGCGCCGAGAGGCGGCGTTTTTCTTCATTCTGGTGACCGTGGCGCTGGACATGCTGGCGCTCGGCGTCATCATCCCGGTGCTGCCCAAGCTCGTCGTCGCCTTCGAGGGCGGCGATCTGCAATCGGCCGCCCGCGTCGTCGGCTATTTCGGCTTCGCCTGGGCGGCGATGCAGTTCTTCTTTCAGCCCGTGCTCGGCGCGCTATCCGATCATTTCGGCCGCCGGCCGGTTGTGCTGGCGTCGAATCTCGGGCTCGGGCTCGATTACATCTTCATGGCGCTGGCGCCGTCCCTGCCCTTTCTCTTCGCCGGACGCGTCATTTCCGGAATCACGGCGGCGAGCGTCGCCACCGCCAACGCCTATATCAGCGACATCACCCCGCCCGAGAAACGCGCCGGCCGTTTCGGCATGATTGGCGCCGCCTTCGGACTGGGCTTCATTCTCGGCCCGGCGATCGGCGGGGCGCTCGGCGCCTATGACCTGCGTCTCCCCTTCTGGGCGGCGGCCTTCTTCAGCCTCGCCAATTTCCTCTACGGCTATTTCATCCTGCCGGAGTCGCTCGCGCCCGAAAAGCGCACGCCCGGCATTGTCTGGCGCAGCGCCAATGTGTTCGGCTCGGTCGAATTCCTGCGCCGCAAGCCGGCCCTGACGCTGCTCGCCGCGGCGCTGTTCCTGTCCTATCTCGCGCATGAATCGCTGCCGGCGCTGTTCGTGCTCTATACGCAGAACCGCTACAATTGGGATGCGAGCACCACGGGCTGGGCGCTCACCATTGTCGGCGTTTCGCAGACGATCGTCTCCGGCGCGCTGGTGCGCCCGGCGGTCGCGCGCCTGGGCGAGAAAACGACGCTCGTCATCGCCCTGACCTGCGGCGCGCTCGGCCTCGTGGCCTACGCCTTCGCGCCGACCGGCGCGCTGTTCATGGCGGCGCCGCCGCTGATCGCCCTATGGGGCATGGCCAATCCCTCCTTTCAGGGCCTCGCGACACGGCTCGCCGGCGTCTCCGAACAAGGCCGCCTGCAGGGCGCGCTCGGCAGTCTGCGCGGCGTGTCCGGCATGGTGGGGCCGATCCTGTTCACGCAGATTTTCGCGGCGTCGCTCGCGTTCAATGTGTTTTCGGGCGCCGGCTATTTCTTCGCGGCCCTGCTGCTGGCGACAAGCCTGTTCATCGGGCTGAAAGCGGCGGGCGCAAAGAGAGACTAG